The genomic interval TGATTATTTTTTTACATATAAGGGAACTAAAATTCTAAAACATGTTGGCATGTATCTTTCCGAAATTTCACCTGATACAACAGTAAAAGTATCAAATGAACACCGTGGTTATGTATGGCTAAACTATCAGGAGGCAATGGAGGCGCTCAGATTCGGCAATCAGAAAGGCTTGCTTGAATATACAAGCACGTATATTGAAAAATTAGACAGGATGCGTGTCCTGAATAAAGAGTATGGTGAAATTTACAGAGGCAGGAAATGGGATTTAAGCACCGTTTTTGTTCCGGGAGAAGGAAATTTAAATGCTGCAATATTTATTGTAGGCCAGGCACCGGGAAGAAATGAGGATATAATGAAAAAACCATTCGTTGGAAGAAGCGGCAAACTTCTTGAAAGCCTTATAACTGATGAATTGCACACGGATCGCGAGTCTCTCTATATCACCAGTGTAGTTCAATTCTTTCCTCCGGAAAACAGGGCACCATCTGATGAGGAAATAGCCCTTTGCCTTCCTTATCTTATGAAACAGATTGAAATAGTCAATCCTGCAATAATTGTCCTGCTAGGTGCAGTTGCTGCCCGTACACTGGCGCAGGTTAAAAGCATAATGAAAGAACATGGAAAGCTGTTTATGGATAAATATTATGTAACCCTGCATCCTGCCGCTGCCCTGCGGAATCCAGCAAATATAGAGATCATGAGATCTGATTTCAGGGCTCTGGAGAAGATTGTCAACGGGCGGGAATGAACCGGGTTTCTTTTCCAGTTCCAGCATACAGCAATGATCCGGCAAATCCGGCTATGTATACAGCAAGAATAAAATAGGCGTATGTTGAAATACTGGCGTTTATAAGGGCAAATATAAATATTATATACAGAACGTAGCCGGCAGACCTGATAATTCCTATTCCACGCCCACGGTATTTGCTGATAAAATTTTCAGGTTCAAGCAATTCTCTGGCTGCCCAGCCAATTTCCCCGAATATGGAACTGATAGCCAGCATCAATAACAGAAGGTATAAATTTGCTATAATTGAGTTTAAAAATATTATAATAACTGCCCAGGAAATCAGAAGCCCTGAAAACCCTGTAATGGCTATAGATTTCCTTTTGCTTTTTCCCAGATAGTAGCCACCTATTACTCCCGTTAAAGATTCTGCAAGAACGGAAAAGAATATAATCAGCCCTGTATCTTCAGGAAAATGGAATGGGCCAATTACAAGATCTGAAAATGCAAATCCCACTATTATTGCCATCCCCATAAATGTAAGCGCCAGGAATTTCAATGTGTTTCTGGGAGTAATTTCAAGTTTTTCATTTAATTTTTTGCTAAGATTCCATAGCCCGCTTTCTTCCATGTGGTACCTGGCAAATAGGGCTGCTCCACCTGCTATAATTGCAATAGCTATCAGCAGGATCTTCTGTGTTATCACGGATGAAGGGTATACAAGAAAAAGCCCGGATATTGCAGTAACACCAATGTTTGCCATATTTGAGGACTCTACAATTGCAAACCCCCTGCTTTTTAATGGAAGGTATTCTATCAGTATTGCCAGTGAGAGTGTTTCATCTCCACCAAGCCCGAACTCCGCAATAAATACAAATATTATAAGTGCGATGTAATTGTAGGATGCGCCGATTCCTATAAGGCCAGCGACTGTTATGCCCATAGTCAGAAGGAAGATATTTT from Ferroplasma acidiphilum carries:
- a CDS encoding uracil-DNA glycosylase family protein; its protein translation is MREEFSYGTVVYSKFNNEYKYLLLKREEGWLDFPKGHIEKGEDGVKAALRETCEESGVCLQPGNLVPGFYYNIDYFFTYKGTKILKHVGMYLSEISPDTTVKVSNEHRGYVWLNYQEAMEALRFGNQKGLLEYTSTYIEKLDRMRVLNKEYGEIYRGRKWDLSTVFVPGEGNLNAAIFIVGQAPGRNEDIMKKPFVGRSGKLLESLITDELHTDRESLYITSVVQFFPPENRAPSDEEIALCLPYLMKQIEIVNPAIIVLLGAVAARTLAQVKSIMKEHGKLFMDKYYVTLHPAAALRNPANIEIMRSDFRALEKIVNGRE
- a CDS encoding MFS transporter, whose protein sequence is MKDLENIHLSEKISRMPWNSKHWIIFFTVSISFFMWGVTLAIAPLITTWYFVPQFSYYYIIGAAPAGLLAGNMSMGYISDRLGRKNIFLLTMGITVAGLIGIGASYNYIALIIFVFIAEFGLGGDETLSLAILIEYLPLKSRGFAIVESSNMANIGVTAISGLFLVYPSSVITQKILLIAIAIIAGGAALFARYHMEESGLWNLSKKLNEKLEITPRNTLKFLALTFMGMAIIVGFAFSDLVIGPFHFPEDTGLIIFFSVLAESLTGVIGGYYLGKSKRKSIAITGFSGLLISWAVIIIFLNSIIANLYLLLLMLAISSIFGEIGWAARELLEPENFISKYRGRGIGIIRSAGYVLYIIFIFALINASISTYAYFILAVYIAGFAGSLLYAGTGKETRFIPAR